From a single Clostridium isatidis genomic region:
- the tpx gene encoding thiol peroxidase codes for MANVKFNGEGMTLVGKILNVGDSFSDFTVTTNELKDFTLSDTKGVRIFLTVPSLDTPVCNMEVKKFNEEVAKLNGVTCYTISMDLPFAQSRWCGNEGIKNVITLSDYKYRSFGEATGSYVKELGLLARNSFVVDSQGKVTFVEYLEEITNEPSYGKVLEAAKAAK; via the coding sequence ATGGCGAATGTAAAATTTAATGGAGAAGGAATGACTTTAGTTGGTAAAATTTTAAATGTTGGAGATAGTTTTAGTGATTTTACTGTAACAACAAATGAATTAAAAGATTTTACCTTGAGTGATACCAAGGGTGTAAGAATCTTTTTAACAGTACCCTCTTTAGATACCCCAGTTTGCAATATGGAAGTTAAAAAATTTAATGAAGAGGTAGCTAAGTTAAATGGTGTTACCTGCTATACAATTTCAATGGATTTACCATTTGCTCAAAGCAGATGGTGTGGTAATGAGGGAATTAAAAATGTAATAACTTTATCAGATTATAAATATAGAAGTTTTGGGGAAGCAACAGGATCTTATGTAAAAGAATTAGGTTTATTAGCAAGAAATTCTTTTGTTGTTGATTCACAAGGAAAAGTAACTTTTGTTGAATATCTAGAAGAAATAACTAATGAACCAAGTTATGGTAAGGTTTTAGAAGCTGCAAAAGCAGCCAAATAA
- the hrcA gene encoding heat-inducible transcriptional repressor HrcA, translated as MTIIDERKIKILQAIINDYILTGEPVGSRTIAKKYNLGVGSATIRNEMADLEEMGLLEQPHTSSGRIPSNKGYRLYVDKLMGTGSLTKEEELRIKEYILKSAMHEVDKVVKEACSLLSELTNLTTVVKAPSVKSSYIKSIQLFPIDNHNLVSVIVADNGVIKNQIIRLSQMPGKETIQMINEVLNVRLRNLSIEQINLEVINKIKNELSGYDELFNAILPALYETLKESEKEEIFVEGATNIFNYPEYNNIDKAKEIISLINDKENLVDLIEPSNGITIKIGEENNFPEAKDCSVISAQYYFNGRPIGTIGLIGPKRINYSRVVAIMNKVMIELNESLKNQLLE; from the coding sequence ATGACTATTATTGATGAAAGAAAAATAAAAATACTTCAGGCTATCATTAATGACTATATACTTACTGGAGAGCCAGTAGGATCAAGAACAATAGCTAAAAAATATAATTTGGGTGTTGGTTCTGCTACAATTAGAAATGAAATGGCTGATTTAGAAGAAATGGGCTTACTAGAACAACCACATACTTCTTCAGGTAGAATACCTTCTAATAAAGGATACAGATTATATGTAGATAAATTAATGGGTACTGGAAGTTTAACGAAGGAAGAAGAGCTTAGAATAAAGGAATATATTTTAAAATCTGCAATGCATGAAGTTGATAAGGTGGTAAAAGAAGCTTGTTCTTTATTATCAGAGTTGACTAACTTAACTACAGTCGTTAAGGCTCCATCAGTAAAAAGCAGTTATATAAAGTCAATTCAGTTGTTTCCAATTGACAATCATAATTTGGTTTCTGTAATAGTGGCAGATAATGGTGTTATTAAAAATCAAATTATTAGATTGAGCCAAATGCCAGGAAAAGAAACTATTCAAATGATCAATGAAGTATTAAATGTAAGATTAAGAAATTTATCTATTGAACAAATTAATTTAGAGGTAATTAATAAAATTAAAAATGAATTATCTGGATATGATGAATTATTTAATGCAATTCTACCAGCTTTATATGAAACTTTAAAAGAATCAGAAAAGGAAGAAATTTTTGTAGAAGGAGCAACAAATATATTTAATTATCCAGAATATAACAACATAGACAAAGCTAAAGAAATAATATCTTTAATAAATGATAAAGAAAATTTAGTAGACTTAATTGAGCCTTCAAATGGTATAACCATTAAAATTGGAGAAGAAAATAATTTTCCAGAAGCAAAAGATTGTTCAGTTATATCTGCACAATATTATTTTAATGGTAGACCTATAGGAACAATAGGATTAATAGGGCCTAAGAGAATAAATTATTCAAGGGTCGTAGCCATAATGAATAAGGTAATGATTGAGCTAAATGAAAGCTTGAAAAATCAACTATTAGAATAA
- the dnaJ gene encoding molecular chaperone DnaJ, whose amino-acid sequence MANKDYYQILGLEKGASEDEIKRAFRKLAIKYHPDKNQGDKEAEAKFKEINEAYQVLSDPEKKARYDQFGTVDFDGSGFGAGGFGGFDFSDLGGFGDIFDTFFGGGASSRRRNGPQRGDDLEYILNLTFEEAVFGVEKEISINRSEACDACNGSGAKAGTSPKTCPTCHGTGQIRVQRQTPLGSFVSTSTCSHCGGTGQVIDTPCSTCHGKGSVRKNRKISVNIPAGVDTGNVMPLRGQGEHGKNGGPAGDLYIRIKVAPSKKFTRKGSDIYIDTHISMGQAALGVEVTVPTVDGDVKYKIPAGTQSGTLFRLKGKGVPRVNSSGRGDQYVKVIVDIPKNLTEKQKEALKAFMEACGEKITEETGSKRKLKNLFK is encoded by the coding sequence ATGGCAAACAAGGACTATTATCAAATATTAGGCTTAGAGAAAGGCGCTTCAGAAGATGAAATAAAAAGGGCCTTTAGAAAGTTGGCTATAAAATATCATCCGGATAAAAATCAAGGAGATAAAGAAGCGGAAGCAAAGTTTAAAGAAATAAATGAAGCTTATCAAGTTCTTTCTGATCCAGAAAAGAAAGCAAGATATGATCAATTTGGAACAGTTGATTTTGATGGAAGTGGATTTGGAGCCGGTGGTTTTGGCGGTTTTGACTTTAGTGATTTAGGTGGATTTGGAGATATTTTTGATACCTTCTTTGGGGGAGGAGCTTCTAGCAGAAGAAGAAATGGTCCGCAAAGAGGTGATGACTTAGAATATATATTAAACTTAACTTTTGAGGAAGCAGTTTTTGGGGTGGAAAAAGAAATATCAATTAATAGAAGTGAAGCTTGCGATGCTTGTAATGGATCGGGAGCAAAAGCTGGTACTTCACCAAAAACATGTCCTACATGTCATGGAACAGGTCAAATAAGAGTACAAAGACAGACACCTTTAGGAAGTTTTGTAAGTACTTCAACTTGCAGTCATTGTGGCGGTACTGGGCAAGTTATAGATACACCTTGTTCTACATGCCATGGTAAAGGTAGTGTAAGAAAAAATAGAAAAATATCTGTTAATATACCAGCTGGTGTGGATACAGGGAATGTAATGCCTCTTAGAGGTCAGGGAGAACATGGTAAAAATGGAGGCCCAGCAGGAGATCTTTATATTAGAATAAAAGTTGCTCCTTCTAAGAAGTTTACTAGAAAAGGCAGCGATATTTATATAGATACCCATATTTCTATGGGGCAAGCAGCTTTAGGAGTTGAAGTTACAGTACCAACAGTCGATGGAGATGTTAAATACAAGATTCCGGCTGGAACTCAATCAGGAACTTTATTTAGATTAAAAGGTAAAGGGGTTCCTAGGGTAAATTCTTCAGGTAGAGGAGATCAATATGTTAAAGTTATAGTAGATATTCCTAAGAATTTAACTGAAAAACAAAAAGAAGCTTTGAAAGCCTTTATGGAAGCTTGTGGAGAAAAAATTACAGAAGAAACTGGTTCAAAAAGAAAATTAAAAAATCTCTTTAAATGA
- the grpE gene encoding nucleotide exchange factor GrpE, with protein sequence MEDNNKPLEDLVEEVKKDEEVNNKEVNSNGETETNETSEKAEEALDENNEDKESELEAMRKLKDENKRLNNELEALKDRLLRVSAEYDNYRRRTTKEKEGIYSDACSDVLKEMVPVLDNLERAMTVDGNLDDFKKGIEMTIKQFKTAFEKLGVEEIDASGKFDPNFHQAVMHIEDENYGENEIAEVFQKGYKRGEKIIRYTIVKVAN encoded by the coding sequence TTGGAAGATAATAATAAGCCATTAGAAGACTTAGTTGAAGAAGTTAAAAAAGATGAAGAAGTAAATAATAAAGAAGTAAATTCTAATGGAGAAACAGAAACAAATGAAACTTCTGAGAAAGCAGAAGAGGCTTTAGACGAAAATAATGAAGATAAAGAAAGCGAATTAGAAGCTATGAGAAAATTAAAAGATGAAAACAAAAGACTGAATAATGAGTTGGAAGCATTAAAAGATAGACTTCTCAGAGTTTCAGCGGAATATGATAATTATAGAAGAAGAACTACTAAAGAAAAAGAAGGAATCTATAGTGATGCATGTAGTGATGTATTAAAAGAAATGGTTCCTGTTTTAGATAATTTAGAAAGAGCAATGACTGTTGACGGAAATTTAGATGACTTTAAAAAAGGAATTGAAATGACAATAAAGCAATTTAAAACTGCTTTTGAAAAATTAGGCGTGGAGGAAATTGATGCCAGTGGAAAGTTTGATCCGAATTTTCATCAAGCAGTTATGCATATAGAAGATGAAAACTATGGAGAAAATGAAATTGCTGAAGTATTCCAAAAAGGATATAAAAGAGGCGAAAAAATAATTAGATATACTATTGTAAAGGTAGCTAATTAG
- the mtaB gene encoding tRNA (N(6)-L-threonylcarbamoyladenosine(37)-C(2))-methylthiotransferase MtaB gives MKVAFSTLGCRVNVYESEAMAEKFIREGYEVVDQSEVADVYVINTCTVTNMGDKKSRQIINKVRRLNENAVVAVVGCYSQMAPQEVSAIPGVDVVLGTRNKGDVVYYVNKAREEGKPQVHVESVLKNKKFEALNIEDYQDKTRAFLKIQDGCNRFCSYCIIPYSRGSVCSKDPKQVIEEVNKLADHGFKEVILSGIHTASYGLDLEEKINLIDIIEEIEKVEGIERIRIGSIEPAFFTEEVIEKIRKFKKLCPHFHLSLQSGCNSTLKRMNRRYTAEEYKETVEMLRRTLPGVSITTDVIVGFPGETEEEFNETYEFLKDIKLAKTHVFKYSPRKGTKAEKMENQIDGITKDKRSKILIELSNKNEDEFIKSFIGQKMDVLIESSVKGKEGYYEGYTTNYIKVHVPCQLEEIIGKIVDVEIKESLGEVAQGQLVIND, from the coding sequence ATGAAGGTTGCATTTTCTACATTAGGTTGTAGGGTTAACGTATATGAATCAGAAGCTATGGCAGAAAAGTTTATTAGAGAAGGTTATGAGGTTGTTGATCAAAGTGAAGTAGCAGATGTATATGTTATAAATACTTGTACTGTTACAAATATGGGAGATAAAAAATCAAGGCAAATTATAAACAAAGTAAGAAGACTAAATGAAAATGCTGTTGTTGCTGTTGTAGGATGTTATTCCCAAATGGCACCTCAAGAAGTTTCTGCTATACCAGGAGTAGATGTTGTATTAGGAACAAGAAATAAGGGCGATGTAGTTTATTATGTAAATAAGGCAAGAGAAGAAGGTAAACCACAAGTCCATGTAGAAAGTGTACTTAAAAATAAGAAATTTGAAGCTCTAAATATTGAAGATTATCAAGATAAAACTAGAGCTTTCTTAAAGATACAAGATGGATGTAATAGATTTTGCAGTTATTGTATAATACCTTATTCTAGAGGCTCAGTATGTTCAAAGGATCCAAAACAAGTAATTGAAGAAGTAAATAAGTTGGCAGATCATGGATTTAAGGAAGTAATATTATCAGGTATCCATACAGCATCCTATGGTTTAGACCTAGAAGAAAAGATCAATTTAATAGATATTATAGAAGAAATAGAAAAAGTGGAAGGTATAGAGAGAATAAGAATAGGATCAATTGAACCAGCTTTCTTTACAGAAGAAGTAATAGAAAAAATAAGGAAATTTAAAAAGTTATGTCCGCATTTCCATCTATCTCTTCAAAGTGGATGTAATAGTACCTTAAAGAGAATGAACAGAAGATATACGGCTGAAGAATATAAAGAAACAGTAGAAATGCTTAGAAGAACATTACCAGGGGTATCAATAACTACTGATGTTATTGTAGGATTCCCAGGAGAAACAGAAGAAGAATTTAATGAAACATATGAATTTTTGAAGGATATTAAACTTGCAAAAACTCATGTATTCAAATACAGTCCTAGAAAAGGTACAAAAGCTGAAAAAATGGAAAATCAAATAGATGGAATAACAAAGGATAAACGCAGCAAAATACTTATAGAATTAAGTAATAAAAATGAAGATGAATTTATAAAGAGTTTTATAGGGCAAAAAATGGATGTGCTTATAGAAAGTTCTGTAAAAGGAAAAGAAGGCTATTACGAAGGATATACAACGAATTACATAAAGGTACATGTACCTTGCCAACTTGAAGAAATAATTGGTAAAATTGTAGATGTAGAAATAAAAGAATCTCTTGGTGAAGTTGCACAAGGACAATTAGTAATTAATGATTAA
- a CDS encoding RsmE family RNA methyltransferase — translation MHKFFTPKENFIDSKAKILGDDVKHLYKVLRLNEGDKIVLNNCEGEEFLSTIETISKQEVIVSIDEKLKINNESRIKIYLFQGLPKAQKMDLIVQKGTELGIIEFIPTITERVDIKLKGEFKKLDRLNRIALEAAKQSKRTVIPKVVSPISFMEAIDKLKTMDLIIVPYENAEDFGIKTLFRKLNNELEDNILNITDIGILVGPEGGFEEEEISKLKDSGAYIVTLGKRILRTETAGFVCASLVNYELGDLGGK, via the coding sequence ATGCATAAATTTTTTACTCCTAAAGAAAATTTTATAGATAGCAAGGCAAAAATTTTAGGTGATGATGTAAAACATCTTTATAAGGTATTAAGGCTTAATGAAGGGGATAAAATAGTTTTAAACAATTGTGAAGGTGAAGAATTTTTATCTACAATAGAAACAATAAGTAAACAGGAAGTTATTGTATCTATAGATGAAAAACTTAAAATTAATAACGAAAGTAGAATTAAGATTTATTTATTTCAAGGCTTACCAAAAGCTCAGAAAATGGACCTAATAGTTCAAAAAGGCACAGAATTAGGGATTATAGAATTTATTCCAACTATAACAGAAAGAGTAGATATAAAGCTTAAGGGTGAATTTAAAAAATTAGACAGGTTAAATAGGATAGCTTTAGAAGCAGCAAAACAAAGTAAAAGAACAGTAATACCAAAGGTAGTATCTCCAATAAGTTTTATGGAAGCTATTGATAAATTAAAAACTATGGATTTAATAATTGTGCCTTATGAAAATGCAGAGGATTTTGGTATAAAGACATTATTTAGAAAATTAAATAATGAATTAGAAGATAATATTTTAAATATAACAGATATTGGAATATTAGTTGGTCCAGAAGGCGGCTTTGAGGAAGAAGAAATAAGTAAATTAAAAGATAGTGGAGCATATATAGTAACATTAGGTAAAAGAATTTTAAGAACAGAAACAGCAGGATTTGTATGTGCTTCATTAGTTAATTATGAATTAGGAGATTTAGGAGGAAAATGA
- a CDS encoding patatin-like phospholipase family protein encodes MRSFKILTFDGGGIRGALSIEILHRIVLKYPDLLKKVDLLSGTSTGSIIASLLAKGVSVDEIRNLYNITTTRKIFSNAKINLFKAKYKSINLNNILSNYFENDMKLKDLKQKILIPSFNINSTDDFTWEPVFFNNFIKDGTENISVKDAILSSSAAPAYFPSYKQYIDGGVVANSPSAVSLLFVYKAYKKDYSLNNIKILSIGTGNIPEKINGKNKNWGLFQWAFNPFNKMKSPILSLLMDGMEDLNNMYCKELLKSNYFRINPKIPKFIDLDEYKYIPYLKSIANSYDLSKAYNYIEKVYLK; translated from the coding sequence TTGAGAAGTTTTAAAATTCTAACCTTTGATGGCGGAGGAATAAGAGGTGCTTTAAGCATTGAGATATTACATAGGATAGTTCTTAAATATCCTGATTTATTAAAAAAAGTAGATTTACTTTCAGGAACTTCCACTGGATCAATAATAGCTTCACTTTTGGCCAAAGGAGTTTCTGTTGATGAAATAAGAAATTTATATAATATTACAACAACAAGGAAAATCTTTTCTAATGCAAAAATTAACTTATTTAAAGCAAAATATAAAAGTATAAATTTAAATAATATATTATCCAATTATTTTGAGAATGATATGAAATTAAAAGATTTAAAACAAAAAATTTTAATTCCTTCTTTTAATATTAATAGCACTGATGATTTTACCTGGGAACCAGTATTTTTCAATAATTTTATTAAAGATGGCACAGAAAATATATCAGTAAAAGATGCTATTTTATCTAGTTCAGCAGCACCTGCTTATTTCCCATCTTACAAGCAATATATCGATGGAGGGGTTGTAGCTAATTCACCTTCAGCTGTTTCCCTGCTATTTGTATATAAAGCTTATAAGAAAGACTATAGTCTTAATAATATTAAAATTTTATCTATAGGTACTGGTAATATTCCAGAAAAAATAAATGGTAAAAATAAAAACTGGGGCCTTTTTCAATGGGCCTTTAATCCCTTTAATAAAATGAAGTCTCCAATTTTATCACTTCTTATGGACGGTATGGAAGATTTAAATAACATGTATTGCAAAGAATTATTGAAATCTAATTATTTTAGAATAAATCCTAAAATACCAAAATTTATTGATTTAGATGAATATAAATATATCCCCTACTTAAAATCT
- the hemW gene encoding radical SAM family heme chaperone HemW, whose product MKNMSLYIHIPFCKQKCFYCDFPSYANIDYLKEDYVDALCKEIENKNITYNIKSIFVGGGTPSYLNSKQLEKLLITINKLNLDENIEFTMEANPGTLDEEKLIVMKNCGINRISMGLQAVQNSLLKDIGRIHTFNVFEENFKLARKVGFNNINVDLMFGLPSQTVEDWKDSLEKIASLEPEHISAYSLIVEEGTAFYKLYEKNKLILPSEEMERDMYKITKEILNFYGYKQYEISNYAKDGFECYHNKVYWRSKEYIGLGSSSASFIDGKRIKNIENVKKYIEKVNAEEAVTEEIYYNSKEDNIEEFMFMGLRLIEGINMEEFKRRFNINIMDIYKKIIEKNIEKDLLEIKGGYLRLTEKGIELSNYVMSDFILN is encoded by the coding sequence ATGAAAAATATGTCATTATATATACATATTCCTTTTTGTAAACAGAAGTGTTTTTATTGTGATTTCCCTTCTTATGCTAATATAGATTATTTAAAAGAGGATTATGTAGATGCTTTATGTAAGGAAATTGAAAATAAAAACATTACATATAATATAAAAAGTATATTTGTAGGAGGAGGGACACCTTCATATTTAAATTCTAAACAACTAGAAAAATTATTAATAACAATTAATAAACTTAATTTAGATGAAAATATTGAATTCACAATGGAAGCTAATCCTGGAACCTTAGATGAGGAAAAGCTAATTGTAATGAAAAATTGTGGAATAAATAGAATTAGTATGGGATTACAGGCGGTTCAAAATTCGTTATTAAAAGATATTGGAAGAATTCATACTTTTAATGTTTTTGAAGAAAATTTTAAATTAGCTAGAAAGGTTGGTTTTAATAATATAAATGTTGATCTTATGTTTGGATTACCTTCTCAAACTGTAGAGGATTGGAAAGATTCCTTAGAGAAAATAGCTTCCTTGGAACCAGAGCATATATCAGCATATAGTTTAATAGTTGAAGAGGGAACAGCTTTTTATAAACTTTATGAAAAAAATAAATTAATACTTCCTTCAGAGGAAATGGAAAGAGACATGTATAAAATAACAAAAGAGATTTTAAATTTTTATGGTTATAAACAATATGAAATATCAAATTATGCTAAGGATGGATTTGAGTGTTATCATAATAAGGTTTATTGGAGAAGTAAGGAGTACATTGGCTTGGGATCTTCTTCGGCTTCTTTTATAGACGGAAAAAGAATAAAAAATATTGAAAATGTTAAAAAATATATAGAAAAAGTAAATGCTGAAGAAGCTGTAACTGAGGAAATTTATTATAATTCAAAGGAAGATAATATAGAAGAATTTATGTTTATGGGACTAAGATTAATAGAAGGTATTAATATGGAAGAATTTAAAAGAAGATTTAATATTAATATTATGGATATTTATAAAAAAATAATTGAAAAAAATATAGAGAAAGATTTGTTAGAAATAAAAGGAGGCTATTTAAGGCTTACAGAAAAGGGAATTGAATTATCTAATTATGTAATGAGTGATTTTATTTTAAACTGA
- the dnaK gene encoding molecular chaperone DnaK yields the protein MGKIIGIDLGTTNSCVSVMEGGEPVVITNSEGSRTTPSVVSFQANGERLVGQVAKRQAITNPDRTIISIKRHMGTNHKVNIDGKEYSPQEISAMILQKIKADAEAYLGEKVTQAVITVPAYFNDSERQATKDAGKIAGLEVLRIINEPTAASLAYGLDKMDTNQKILVYDLGGGTFDVSILELGDGVFEVLATNGDTHLGGDDFDQKIMDYIADTFKAEHGIDLRNDKMAVQRLKEAAEKAKIELSSSMQTNINLPFITADATGPKHIDMNLTRSKFNELTSDLVQRSIEPMKKALSDAGLSIGDIDKIILVGGSTRIPAVQEAVKNFTGKEPSKGVNPDECVAMGAAIQAGVLTGEVKDVLLLDVTPLTLGIETLGGVATPLIERNTTIPTKKSQIFSTAADGQTSVEIHVVQGERKMAADNKTLGRFTLSGIAPAPRGIPQIEVTFDIDANGIVKVSALDKGTGKEANITITASTNLSEEEIEKAVKEAEKFAEEDKKRQEKIEVKNNADQVAYQTKKTLDELGDKVSAEDKATIESKLDELNKVKDGEDIEAIKKAMEDLNQAFYAISSKIYQQAGTQGADPNMGGAGTHQQGPTDDNVVDADFEVKDDK from the coding sequence ATGGGAAAAATTATAGGAATAGATTTAGGAACAACAAATTCATGTGTTTCAGTTATGGAAGGTGGCGAACCAGTTGTAATAACAAACTCAGAAGGTTCTAGAACAACTCCATCAGTTGTATCTTTCCAAGCTAATGGAGAAAGACTAGTAGGTCAAGTAGCTAAAAGACAAGCGATTACTAATCCAGATAGAACAATAATATCAATTAAGAGACATATGGGAACTAACCATAAAGTCAACATAGATGGAAAAGAATATTCACCACAAGAAATTTCTGCAATGATTCTTCAAAAAATCAAAGCTGATGCAGAAGCATATTTAGGAGAAAAAGTTACTCAAGCTGTAATTACTGTTCCAGCATACTTTAACGATTCAGAAAGACAAGCAACAAAAGACGCTGGTAAAATAGCAGGACTTGAAGTTTTAAGAATAATAAATGAGCCAACAGCGGCATCTTTAGCCTATGGATTAGATAAAATGGATACTAACCAAAAAATCTTAGTTTATGATTTAGGTGGTGGTACATTCGACGTATCTATTCTAGAACTTGGTGATGGAGTATTTGAAGTGTTAGCAACAAATGGAGATACACACCTAGGTGGAGATGATTTTGACCAAAAGATAATGGATTATATTGCTGATACATTTAAGGCTGAACATGGAATTGATTTAAGAAATGATAAAATGGCAGTTCAAAGATTAAAAGAAGCTGCTGAAAAAGCTAAAATTGAATTATCATCATCAATGCAAACTAATATTAACTTACCATTTATAACAGCAGATGCAACTGGTCCAAAACATATAGATATGAATTTAACTAGATCTAAGTTTAATGAACTTACTAGTGATTTAGTTCAAAGATCAATTGAACCAATGAAGAAAGCTCTAAGTGATGCTGGACTTTCAATTGGAGATATTGATAAGATTATTTTGGTTGGTGGTTCTACAAGAATTCCAGCAGTTCAAGAAGCTGTTAAGAACTTTACAGGAAAAGAACCATCTAAGGGAGTTAACCCAGATGAATGCGTAGCAATGGGTGCTGCTATTCAAGCAGGTGTTTTAACAGGAGAAGTTAAAGATGTATTATTACTAGACGTTACTCCGCTAACACTTGGAATTGAAACTTTAGGTGGTGTTGCTACTCCATTAATAGAAAGAAATACTACAATTCCAACAAAGAAGAGTCAAATATTCTCAACTGCTGCAGATGGTCAAACATCAGTTGAAATTCACGTAGTACAAGGTGAAAGAAAGATGGCAGCTGATAATAAAACCTTAGGTAGATTTACTTTATCAGGAATTGCACCTGCACCAAGAGGAATTCCACAAATCGAAGTAACTTTTGATATAGATGCTAATGGTATAGTAAAAGTTTCTGCATTAGATAAGGGTACTGGTAAAGAAGCTAACATCACAATTACAGCATCAACTAACTTAAGTGAAGAAGAAATAGAAAAAGCTGTAAAAGAAGCAGAAAAATTTGCAGAAGAAGATAAGAAGAGACAAGAAAAAATAGAAGTTAAGAATAATGCAGATCAAGTAGCTTATCAAACTAAGAAGACTTTAGATGAACTTGGTGATAAAGTTTCAGCAGAAGATAAAGCAACAATTGAAAGTAAATTAGATGAGTTAAATAAAGTTAAAGATGGCGAAGATATAGAAGCTATTAAGAAAGCTATGGAAGATTTAAATCAAGCATTCTATGCAATATCATCAAAGATATATCAACAAGCAGGAACTCAAGGTGCTGATCCAAATATGGGTGGTGCAGGAACTCATCAACAAGGACCAACTGATGATAATGTAGTTGATGCAGACTTTGAAGTGAAAGATGATAAATAG
- the prmA gene encoding 50S ribosomal protein L11 methyltransferase, which translates to MEGTWIEVRVLTNSEALEPISGIFYSLECKGVAIEDPQDILGREQGLLTWDFADINILEHKGEHAVVKAYFAEEDNIDEVISYVEEKIEELKSMGIDVGLGKVESEKMYEEDWANNWKKYYKPAKVGERLVVKPIWETYEVKGDELVIELDPGMAFGTGDHETTKMCMQALEKYVKEDSIVFDVGCGSGILAIAAAKLGAKKAIGVDLDPVAVDSAKQNVEFNNLDNIEILEGNLVEVIDAKADIVVANIIAEIICVLTEDVKRVLKENGYFITSGIIHDRVDMVVSKLKSVGFEIIEINKDGEWNCIVAKLI; encoded by the coding sequence ATGGAAGGAACTTGGATAGAAGTTAGAGTGTTAACTAATAGTGAGGCTTTAGAACCTATTTCGGGAATATTTTATTCATTAGAATGTAAAGGGGTAGCCATTGAGGATCCACAAGATATTTTAGGAAGAGAACAGGGACTGTTAACCTGGGATTTTGCTGATATAAATATTTTAGAACATAAGGGAGAACATGCAGTAGTTAAGGCGTATTTTGCTGAAGAAGATAATATTGATGAAGTAATATCTTATGTTGAAGAAAAAATAGAAGAATTAAAATCTATGGGAATAGATGTTGGTTTAGGAAAAGTAGAAAGTGAAAAAATGTATGAAGAGGATTGGGCTAATAACTGGAAGAAATATTATAAGCCAGCGAAAGTAGGGGAAAGACTTGTAGTAAAGCCAATTTGGGAAACTTATGAAGTTAAAGGTGATGAGTTAGTAATAGAATTAGATCCTGGAATGGCTTTTGGAACTGGTGATCATGAAACCACTAAGATGTGTATGCAAGCTCTTGAAAAGTATGTAAAAGAAGATAGTATTGTATTTGATGTGGGATGTGGTTCTGGAATACTGGCTATAGCTGCAGCAAAGCTTGGAGCTAAAAAAGCAATAGGCGTTGATTTAGACCCAGTTGCAGTAGATTCGGCAAAGCAAAATGTAGAATTTAATAATTTAGATAATATAGAAATTTTAGAAGGAAATTTAGTAGAAGTAATTGATGCTAAGGCAGATATTGTTGTGGCTAACATAATAGCTGAAATAATATGTGTGTTAACAGAAGATGTTAAAAGAGTTTTAAAGGAAAATGGATATTTTATTACATCTGGGATAATCCATGATAGAGTCGACATGGTAGTTTCAAAGTTAAAATCTGTAGGTTTTGAGATTATAGAGATAAATAAAGATGGAGAATGGAACTGTATAGTTGCTAAATTAATATAG